In Burkholderia contaminans, the following proteins share a genomic window:
- a CDS encoding bifunctional protein tyrosine phosphatase family protein/NAD(P)/FAD-dependent oxidoreductase, protein MTIRKLTDTLSVSPQIAAADLPALHAAGIRAIICNRPDGEGPDQPTVTEIRAAAAPLGIDVHYLPVDTGKVTDDQAAQFGALVASLDGPVLAYCRSGTRSATLWALSQAGLRPLNDIVATAGAAGYDLRALASRVVQGGRQAAPAVDARHDIVIVGAGAAGIAVASSLLSRDASLDIAVIDPADVHYYQPGWTMVGAGVFQPGTTARRMTDVLPRGVQHIQAAVAGFEPDAHTVVLDGCRRIGYRKLVVCPGLKLDWHAIEGLADTLGRNGVTSNYRYDLAPYTWELVRAFRGGNALFTQPPMPIKCAGAPQKAMYLSCDHWRRAGRLEAANVEFLNAGAALFGVADYVPALMEYVKSYDIALSFGHNLVAIDGPARRATFTRALPDGGKETVVRPFDMIHVVPPQKAPDFVRSSPLADTAGWIDVDPATLRHKQYPDVYALGDATNTTNAKTAAAARKQAPVVAHNLLASLGRAHGDAAYDGYGSCPLTVERGKIVLAEFLYGGKVAPTFPAWLIDGKRPSRLAWLLKERILPPLYWKAMLKGREWLAKPAIVR, encoded by the coding sequence ATGACCATCCGCAAGCTGACCGACACGCTGTCGGTCTCGCCGCAGATCGCGGCGGCCGACCTGCCCGCGCTTCACGCGGCCGGCATTCGCGCGATCATCTGCAACCGCCCCGACGGCGAAGGCCCCGACCAGCCGACCGTCACCGAGATCCGCGCGGCCGCCGCGCCGCTCGGCATCGACGTGCATTACCTGCCGGTCGATACCGGCAAGGTGACCGACGACCAGGCCGCGCAGTTCGGCGCGCTCGTCGCGTCGCTCGACGGCCCGGTGCTCGCGTACTGCCGCAGCGGGACGCGCTCGGCCACGCTGTGGGCGCTGTCGCAAGCCGGCCTGCGTCCGCTGAACGACATCGTCGCGACGGCCGGCGCAGCCGGCTACGACCTGCGCGCGCTCGCGTCGCGGGTCGTGCAAGGCGGCAGGCAGGCGGCGCCGGCCGTCGACGCGCGGCACGACATCGTGATCGTCGGTGCGGGCGCGGCCGGCATCGCGGTCGCGTCGAGCCTGCTCTCGCGCGATGCGTCGCTCGACATCGCCGTGATCGATCCGGCCGACGTCCACTACTACCAGCCTGGCTGGACGATGGTCGGCGCGGGCGTGTTCCAGCCCGGGACCACTGCGCGCCGGATGACCGACGTGCTGCCGCGCGGCGTGCAGCACATCCAGGCCGCCGTCGCGGGCTTCGAGCCCGACGCGCACACGGTCGTGCTCGACGGATGCCGCCGCATCGGGTATCGCAAGCTCGTCGTGTGCCCGGGGCTCAAGCTCGACTGGCACGCGATCGAAGGCCTGGCCGACACGCTTGGCCGCAACGGCGTCACGTCGAACTACCGCTACGATCTCGCGCCGTACACGTGGGAGCTGGTCCGCGCGTTCCGCGGCGGCAACGCGCTCTTCACGCAGCCGCCGATGCCGATCAAGTGCGCGGGCGCACCGCAGAAGGCGATGTACCTGTCGTGCGACCACTGGCGGCGCGCGGGCCGACTCGAAGCCGCGAACGTCGAGTTCCTGAATGCGGGCGCCGCGCTGTTCGGCGTCGCCGACTACGTGCCCGCGCTGATGGAATACGTGAAAAGCTACGACATCGCGCTGTCGTTCGGCCACAACCTCGTCGCGATCGACGGGCCCGCGCGCCGCGCGACATTCACACGCGCACTGCCGGACGGCGGCAAGGAAACCGTCGTGCGTCCGTTCGACATGATTCACGTCGTGCCGCCGCAGAAGGCGCCCGACTTCGTGCGTTCGAGCCCGCTCGCCGACACGGCCGGCTGGATCGACGTCGATCCGGCGACCCTGCGGCACAAGCAGTATCCGGACGTCTACGCGCTCGGCGACGCCACCAACACGACCAATGCGAAAACGGCCGCGGCCGCCCGCAAGCAGGCGCCCGTCGTCGCGCACAACCTGCTCGCGTCGCTCGGCCGCGCGCACGGCGACGCCGCGTACGACGGCTACGGGTCGTGCCCACTCACCGTCGAGCGCGGCAAGATCGTGCTCGCCGAATTCCTGTACGGCGGCAAGGTCGCGCCGACCTTCCCCGCGTGGCTGATCGACGGCAAGCGTCCGTCGCGGCTCGCGTGGCTGCTGAAGGAGCGCATCCTGCCGCCGCTTTACTGGAAGGCGATGCTCAAGGGCCGCGAATGGCTCGCGAAGCCCGCGATCGTGCGTTGA
- a CDS encoding ABC transporter permease subunit: MKPNRYLQFAALFAGFAFLYIPIISLIVYSFNESKLVTVWSGFSFRWYAALVEDDELLTAAWLSLKIGVLTAFASVFIGTWAGFVLARMGRFRGFALFSGMINAPLVIPEVIQGISLLLLFIELAKWIGWPAERGVFTIWLGHVMLCISYVAIIVQSRVRELNPSLEEAALDLGATPLKVFFTITLPLISQALIAGWLLSFTLSIDDLVLSAFLSGPGSTTLPLVVFSRVRLGLNPEMNALATLFIVAVTAGVVIANFVMLRQERKRMAGFAT; this comes from the coding sequence ATGAAGCCGAATCGTTACCTGCAGTTCGCGGCGCTGTTTGCCGGCTTCGCGTTCCTGTATATCCCGATCATCAGCCTGATCGTCTATTCGTTCAACGAGTCGAAGCTCGTCACCGTGTGGTCGGGCTTCTCGTTCCGCTGGTACGCGGCGCTCGTCGAGGACGACGAACTGCTGACGGCCGCGTGGCTGTCGCTGAAGATCGGCGTGCTGACCGCGTTCGCGTCGGTGTTCATCGGCACGTGGGCCGGCTTCGTGCTCGCGCGGATGGGGCGCTTTCGCGGCTTCGCGCTGTTCAGCGGGATGATCAACGCGCCGCTCGTGATTCCCGAGGTGATCCAGGGGATCTCGCTGCTGCTGCTGTTCATCGAGCTCGCGAAGTGGATCGGCTGGCCGGCCGAGCGCGGTGTGTTCACGATCTGGCTCGGCCACGTGATGCTGTGCATCTCGTACGTCGCGATCATCGTGCAGTCGCGCGTGCGCGAGCTGAACCCGTCGCTGGAAGAAGCCGCGCTCGATCTCGGCGCGACGCCGCTGAAGGTGTTCTTCACGATCACGCTGCCGCTGATTTCGCAGGCGCTGATCGCGGGCTGGCTGCTGTCGTTCACGCTGTCGATCGATGATCTCGTGCTGTCGGCGTTCCTGTCGGGCCCCGGCTCGACGACGCTGCCGCTCGTGGTGTTTTCGCGCGTGCGGCTGGGGCTGAACCCGGAGATGAACGCGCTCGCGACGCTGTTCATCGTCGCGGTGACGGCCGGTGTCGTGATCGCGAACTTCGTGATGCTGCGCCAGGAACGCAAGCGGATGGCGGGGTTCGCGACCTGA
- a CDS encoding ABC transporter permease subunit: MTTFKSMLSWPVRRFNLTGATAVVAGPFTWLVLFFLVPFVLVVKISFAELQLGIPPYTELASYADGVVHVALNLSHYAFLFTDSLYFATYVNSVWVAAITTLLCLLIGYPMAYYIARSNPATRNLLMMGVMLPFWTSFLIRVYAWIGILKNNGLLNNFLMWIGLTHTPIELYRTNYAVYIGMVYSYLPFLVMPLYAHLVKMDLRLLEAAYDLGARPWKAFVQITLPLSKNGIIAGCLLVFIPAVGEYVIPELLGGANTLMIGRVMWNEFFNNADWPMASAVTCAMVLLLLVPMAMFQHFQAKEQGGRR; this comes from the coding sequence ATGACCACGTTCAAGTCCATGCTTTCGTGGCCGGTGCGGCGCTTCAACCTGACGGGCGCCACGGCGGTCGTGGCTGGCCCGTTCACGTGGCTCGTGCTGTTCTTCCTCGTGCCGTTCGTGCTGGTCGTGAAGATCAGTTTCGCGGAGCTGCAGCTCGGCATCCCGCCGTATACGGAACTCGCGTCGTACGCGGACGGCGTCGTGCACGTCGCGCTGAACCTGTCGCACTACGCGTTCCTGTTCACGGACAGCCTGTATTTCGCGACCTACGTGAATTCGGTGTGGGTGGCCGCGATCACGACGCTGCTGTGCCTGCTGATCGGCTATCCGATGGCGTACTACATCGCGCGCTCGAACCCGGCGACCCGCAACCTGCTGATGATGGGCGTGATGCTGCCGTTCTGGACGTCGTTCCTGATCCGCGTGTATGCATGGATCGGCATCCTGAAGAACAACGGGCTGCTGAACAACTTCCTGATGTGGATCGGGCTCACGCATACGCCGATCGAGCTGTATCGCACCAACTACGCGGTGTACATCGGGATGGTCTATTCGTACCTGCCGTTCCTCGTGATGCCGTTGTATGCGCACCTCGTGAAGATGGACCTGCGCCTGCTGGAAGCCGCGTACGACCTCGGCGCCAGGCCGTGGAAGGCGTTCGTGCAGATCACGCTGCCGCTGTCGAAGAACGGGATCATCGCGGGCTGCCTGCTCGTGTTCATCCCGGCGGTCGGCGAGTACGTGATTCCCGAGCTGCTCGGCGGCGCGAACACGCTGATGATCGGCCGCGTGATGTGGAACGAGTTCTTCAACAACGCAGACTGGCCGATGGCGTCGGCGGTGACCTGCGCGATGGTGCTGCTGCTGCTCGTGCCGATGGCGATGTTCCAGCACTTCCAGGCGAAAGAGCAGGGAGGCCGTCGATGA
- a CDS encoding MBL fold metallo-hydrolase → MSHATTLSVEGFFDPATHTVSYLLLDTASRACALIDSVLDYDPKSGRTSTASADRLIARVAELGADVHWLLETHVHADHLSAAPYLKEHVGGQIAIGSHVRRVQHVFGTLFNAGPGFAQDGRQFDRLLDDGDTLALGALTIRALHTPGHTPACMTYCVDDAAQRAAFVGDTLFMPDYGTARCDFPGGDARTLYRSIARVLGLPPDTRLYLCHDYQPGGRDVQFETTVAEQRRANVHVKDGVTEDDFVAMRTARDATLAMPVLMLPSVQVNMRAGHLPEPEDNGVRYLKIPLDAI, encoded by the coding sequence GTGAGCCATGCCACCACGCTGTCGGTCGAAGGCTTTTTCGACCCGGCGACCCACACCGTCAGCTATTTGCTACTCGATACCGCGAGCCGCGCGTGCGCGCTGATCGACAGCGTGCTCGACTACGACCCCAAATCCGGCCGCACGAGCACGGCCAGCGCCGACCGGCTGATCGCCCGTGTCGCCGAACTCGGCGCCGACGTGCACTGGCTGCTGGAAACCCATGTGCACGCCGACCACCTGTCGGCCGCGCCGTACCTGAAGGAACACGTCGGCGGACAGATCGCGATCGGTTCGCACGTGCGCCGCGTGCAGCACGTGTTCGGCACGCTGTTCAACGCAGGCCCCGGCTTCGCGCAGGACGGCCGCCAGTTCGACCGGCTGCTCGACGACGGCGACACGCTCGCGCTCGGCGCGCTGACGATCCGCGCGCTGCACACGCCGGGCCACACGCCCGCGTGCATGACCTACTGCGTCGACGACGCGGCGCAGCGCGCGGCATTCGTCGGCGACACGCTGTTCATGCCCGACTACGGCACGGCCCGCTGCGACTTCCCCGGCGGCGACGCGCGCACGCTGTACCGCTCGATCGCGCGCGTGCTCGGCCTGCCGCCCGACACGCGCCTGTACCTGTGCCACGACTATCAGCCGGGCGGCCGCGACGTGCAGTTCGAGACGACCGTGGCCGAGCAGCGCCGCGCGAACGTGCACGTGAAGGACGGCGTGACCGAGGACGATTTCGTCGCGATGCGCACCGCGCGCGACGCCACGCTCGCGATGCCCGTGCTGATGCTGCCGTCCGTGCAGGTCAACATGCGCGCCGGCCACCTGCCCGAGCCCGAAGACAACGGCGTGCGCTACCTGAAGATCCCGCTCGACGCGATCTGA
- a CDS encoding sulfite exporter TauE/SafE family protein, which yields MLISLVLGGFVGAVLGLTGAGGGILAVPALVVGMSWPMQQATPVALVAVAGSAALGALEGFRRGLVRYRAALLMAVAGVPLTTLGVRLAHVLPQRLLLALFALTMLVVAGRLLLQALRHAPVDAEASPLCVGRINPDTGRLVWSWPVGVALASTGAMTGLMTGLLGVGGGFVIVPMLRKFTNVSMHGVVATSLMVIALVGTGGVFATLLSGTRAPLDVTLWFTVATALGMAAGRGASRHLAARHVQAGFAAVLVCVALGLLAKAAFGA from the coding sequence ATGCTGATTTCCCTCGTCCTCGGTGGTTTCGTCGGCGCCGTGCTCGGCCTGACCGGCGCCGGCGGCGGCATCCTCGCGGTGCCGGCGCTCGTCGTCGGCATGAGCTGGCCGATGCAGCAGGCCACGCCCGTCGCGCTCGTCGCGGTGGCCGGCAGCGCCGCCCTCGGCGCGCTCGAAGGTTTCCGCCGCGGGCTCGTGCGCTATCGCGCGGCGTTGCTGATGGCCGTGGCCGGCGTGCCGCTGACCACGCTCGGCGTGCGGCTTGCGCACGTGCTGCCGCAGCGCCTGCTGCTCGCGTTGTTCGCGCTGACGATGCTGGTCGTTGCCGGCCGCCTGTTGTTGCAGGCGCTGCGGCATGCGCCGGTCGACGCGGAAGCGTCGCCGCTGTGCGTCGGCCGCATCAACCCCGATACCGGCCGGCTCGTGTGGTCCTGGCCCGTGGGCGTCGCGCTGGCATCGACCGGCGCGATGACGGGTCTGATGACGGGCTTGCTCGGCGTCGGCGGCGGCTTCGTGATCGTGCCGATGCTGCGCAAATTCACGAACGTGTCGATGCACGGCGTCGTCGCGACGTCGCTGATGGTGATCGCGCTCGTCGGCACGGGCGGCGTGTTCGCCACGCTCTTGTCCGGCACACGCGCGCCGCTCGACGTGACGCTGTGGTTCACCGTTGCGACCGCGCTCGGCATGGCCGCCGGCCGCGGCGCGTCGCGCCACCTCGCCGCGCGGCACGTGCAGGCCGGGTTCGCGGCCGTGCTCGTGTGCGTCGCGCTCGGGCTTTTGGCGAAGGCGGCGTTCGGCGCGTAA